The proteins below come from a single Saccharophagus degradans 2-40 genomic window:
- a CDS encoding response regulator transcription factor, with the protein MLLEDDPQQAELVTQWLSADPLFNVTHYENVKSFLEGCRANVFDVAIMDWELPDQTGLEALKHLRTRDKHDFPVIFTTQRDSEEDIVEALNSGADDYLVKPLRKAELLARVNVARRRLGLASASTTLTLGDILVDTQARTITKQGEQVKVTQKDFDVTVHLLSNVGKVLSREYLLKAVWGVSADLNTRTVDMHVSRVRRSLGINPDMGYCITTIYQHGYRLEKISNET; encoded by the coding sequence GTGCTTTTAGAGGATGACCCACAACAGGCAGAGCTTGTAACGCAATGGCTTAGCGCAGACCCACTGTTTAATGTGACCCATTACGAAAACGTAAAATCGTTTTTAGAAGGCTGCCGGGCCAATGTGTTTGATGTGGCCATAATGGACTGGGAACTGCCAGACCAAACAGGCCTAGAGGCGCTTAAGCACCTGCGCACACGCGATAAACACGACTTTCCAGTTATATTTACCACCCAGCGCGACTCGGAAGAAGATATAGTAGAAGCGCTTAATTCTGGCGCCGACGACTACCTAGTGAAGCCCCTGCGCAAAGCCGAGCTGCTAGCAAGGGTAAACGTTGCCCGCCGCCGATTGGGGTTGGCATCTGCATCCACCACCCTTACCCTTGGTGATATTTTGGTAGATACCCAAGCGCGTACAATTACTAAACAGGGCGAACAGGTGAAAGTTACCCAAAAAGACTTCGACGTAACCGTGCACCTGTTAAGTAATGTAGGTAAAGTATTGTCTCGCGAGTATCTACTTAAAGCCGTATGGGGCGTGAGCGCCGACTTGAATACCCGTACTGTAGATATGCACGTTAGCCGCGTACGCCGCAGCCTAGGCATCAACCCCGATATGGGCTATTGCATAACCACTATTTACCAGCACGGCTACCGTCTAGAAAAAATTAGCAACGAAACGTAA
- a CDS encoding mechanosensitive ion channel family protein, with the protein MNIDIQKVSDQATGYIMVYGTQILMALLIFIIGKWVVGVVSRAVGKALSNRKVDPTIAKFITNIIYYLMMAFVFIAALGQLGVQTASIVAIMGAAGLAVGLALQGSLANFAAGVLMIAFRPCRVGDFVEAGGASGVVKEISIFSTILLTPDNKTVIISNANVMGGNIVNYSMQAKRRVDLVVGVSYSSDLAVVKDQLHEIVANESAVLVGEEVTVAVSELAASSVNFVVRCWVNTPDYWPTYFALTEKVKITFDKKGIEIPFNQMDVNINYTPEANA; encoded by the coding sequence ATGAATATTGATATTCAAAAAGTTAGCGACCAAGCCACGGGTTACATTATGGTTTACGGTACTCAAATTCTAATGGCGCTGCTTATTTTTATAATAGGTAAGTGGGTTGTGGGTGTTGTGAGTCGTGCAGTAGGCAAAGCGTTGTCTAATCGTAAAGTAGACCCAACAATTGCTAAATTTATTACCAATATTATTTACTACTTGATGATGGCGTTTGTATTTATTGCCGCATTGGGTCAGTTAGGTGTTCAAACAGCTTCAATCGTAGCCATTATGGGTGCTGCAGGTTTGGCTGTGGGTTTGGCGCTGCAGGGTTCGCTTGCCAATTTTGCAGCTGGTGTACTGATGATAGCGTTTAGGCCCTGTCGTGTTGGGGACTTTGTAGAAGCCGGTGGCGCTTCGGGTGTGGTAAAAGAAATATCTATTTTTTCTACCATACTGCTAACGCCCGATAACAAAACTGTGATTATTTCTAACGCGAATGTAATGGGCGGCAACATCGTTAACTATTCAATGCAGGCGAAGCGCCGCGTAGATTTGGTTGTAGGGGTTAGCTATAGCTCGGATTTAGCCGTAGTAAAAGATCAGCTACATGAAATAGTCGCCAACGAAAGTGCTGTGCTTGTTGGTGAAGAGGTTACCGTTGCCGTATCTGAATTGGCGGCATCAAGCGTAAATTTTGTTGTGCGCTGCTGGGTGAATACCCCTGACTACTGGCCCACCTACTTTGCACTTACCGAAAAAGTAAAAATTACATTCGATAAAAAAGGTATTGAAATTCCGTTTAATCAAATGGATGTAAACATTAACTACACGCCAGAGGCAAATGCGTGA
- a CDS encoding OmpA family protein, translating into MTNKLKLASSIAVLVSSLSAGVSFADEGDKSIFVTTGKYFYDNDLSIDDATPLTLGAGYDFSDKWGGELSYTYLNSEIENSNVDVTTKHLLLDGLYYLGDAKGDWKPYLVSGIGGRNVDVDGFGDSSSTFVNAGVGIKGLLAENFQVRGDVRALHDLDDSFNDVGVNVGLAYVFGGKAKASKPTVKPAATTPAKPMDSDNDGVANTLDACPATPANVKVDAKGCALDSDNDGVADYQDSCANTAATHKVDAKGCSLSLTETVAINLSIQFDNNSAVVKESYYAEVKRVADFMNQYANTQVSVEGYTDDRGSAAYNKQLSQKRADAVKATLVSQFNIDAARVTATGFGEINPIDTNDTAAGRAANRRVVANVSSEVEKAVTK; encoded by the coding sequence ATGACAAATAAACTTAAATTGGCCAGTTCAATAGCCGTATTAGTGTCGTCGTTAAGTGCAGGCGTTAGCTTCGCCGACGAAGGTGATAAAAGTATATTTGTAACTACAGGAAAGTACTTTTACGATAACGACTTATCTATTGACGATGCAACCCCACTCACTTTAGGTGCGGGTTACGACTTTTCTGATAAGTGGGGCGGAGAGCTTTCTTACACCTACTTAAACAGTGAAATAGAAAATAGCAATGTTGATGTAACAACTAAGCACTTGCTGTTAGATGGTTTGTATTACCTAGGCGACGCAAAAGGCGATTGGAAACCTTATTTGGTGTCGGGTATTGGCGGCCGCAATGTGGATGTAGACGGTTTCGGCGATAGCTCCAGCACATTTGTAAATGCGGGCGTGGGTATAAAAGGTTTACTTGCCGAAAACTTTCAAGTGCGTGGCGATGTGCGTGCCCTGCACGACTTAGATGATAGCTTTAACGATGTAGGTGTAAATGTTGGTTTGGCCTATGTGTTTGGCGGTAAAGCTAAAGCAAGTAAACCTACTGTAAAGCCGGCAGCTACAACACCAGCCAAGCCCATGGATAGTGACAACGACGGCGTAGCCAATACTTTGGATGCTTGCCCAGCAACGCCCGCTAATGTGAAAGTAGATGCAAAAGGCTGTGCCTTAGATAGCGATAACGATGGCGTAGCCGATTATCAAGATAGTTGTGCCAATACAGCGGCTACCCATAAAGTAGATGCCAAAGGCTGCTCACTTTCATTAACCGAAACAGTTGCCATTAATTTGAGCATTCAATTCGACAACAATAGTGCGGTTGTAAAAGAAAGCTATTACGCGGAAGTAAAACGCGTGGCAGATTTTATGAACCAATATGCGAACACTCAGGTGAGCGTAGAGGGTTATACCGACGATCGCGGTAGTGCGGCCTACAATAAACAACTTTCACAAAAGCGTGCAGATGCGGTGAAAGCGACACTAGTAAGCCAATTCAATATTGATGCAGCCCGTGTAACTGCGACAGGCTTCGGTGAAATAAACCCCATCGACACCAACGATACCGCCGCTGGCCGTGCCGCCAACCGCCGTGTGGTTGCTAATGTATCATCTGAGGTTGAGAAAGCAGTTACTAAGTAA
- a CDS encoding TonB-dependent receptor, whose amino-acid sequence MKKTYLSHCIAALTATASLTSVNLYAQEQDAALEEVVVTGIRSSILNSVAVKRDADTIVEVVDAGDLSSLPDASIADSLGRLPGVTTVRDSGQSSQLNIRGMNGDFIQTTLNGREQATTSSETESLRWMAFDQYPAELITQAAVYKSPKASLVEGGVAATVELKTANPLDAAQDHNFNVKARLSYNDAAEDVGADANGNRLSASYMGKFLDETLGVSLGFSHLDQPNSFTKARASADDQLGYGTDDPDPENGIYRLPAALQFQAGSGKDIRDSYMAAVVWEPSDNLSLSVDYFATKFESEDIRHGVTVGSLGGGGATLTPLSVNSAGEIEDFAVAITDPHIQRKGGTWIESRTEDQSSNADSTAIGVNLEWVIREGSTLSLDFADSSGEKTRKDRLATMHAYEPYTTGDARWSELASQGFTYESNGDDIPTLELTGDIDLTSLDQMKLGRYEEYPHLYTDDVQSFKVDFVQEVELGFVNSIETGVRLSERVFDSERGAFLWGSRDGIFNIGDGETESWCDDNLSDPFVECSPIALDGFASVGSVEGAPDHLVVSIDGLADEIFGAGNYEGKQIWARDWTFVESGALVEDTKAFYILANIETQLGDIPVTGNFGVRHVKTDVKAQGLVYVGNDAGDTIVDDVGNSNSNFVEGEFGPEFSDTLPSLNLNFELTDSDYVRLAAAKVLGRPPVGQMKGGAGGWFDTTTVDQDGVPTEVPRYNVWTKGTPYLDPFRATQLDVSYEHYFEDDGAVTVAGFYKKIDTLVQQRNYAPGEIDFIDYGITIPDSAPEDTVEGAFNTFENSEGGYIRGIELAGTKTFTSLPGVFGGLGLTASYSYTESETEVGGGALSGETVSLPGLSENVWSATAFWDIDNFSTHLNVRSRDEYVVNLAIPGSSTPVLAKPYTTVDIQASYAFDMGLEVVLQANNLTDEPNKQDYGSSSLLGEYSSYGRQFYVGVNYAF is encoded by the coding sequence ATGAAAAAAACCTACCTGTCGCATTGTATTGCGGCACTAACCGCCACAGCGTCGTTGACTAGCGTTAACCTGTACGCACAAGAACAGGATGCAGCTTTAGAGGAAGTCGTTGTAACTGGCATTCGTTCTTCCATTTTGAATTCTGTAGCGGTAAAACGTGACGCAGACACAATTGTAGAAGTCGTGGATGCGGGCGATTTGTCTTCCCTGCCAGATGCTTCTATCGCAGATTCTCTTGGTCGCTTACCTGGTGTAACTACCGTGCGCGATTCGGGGCAATCTTCACAGCTAAACATCCGCGGTATGAATGGTGATTTCATTCAAACAACACTGAATGGCCGCGAGCAAGCTACTACTTCCTCAGAAACAGAAAGCTTACGTTGGATGGCATTTGATCAGTATCCAGCGGAGCTAATCACTCAAGCAGCGGTTTATAAGTCGCCTAAAGCATCACTTGTTGAAGGTGGTGTAGCGGCAACCGTTGAGTTAAAAACAGCCAATCCATTAGACGCGGCGCAAGATCACAATTTCAATGTTAAAGCCCGTCTCTCTTATAACGACGCTGCCGAAGATGTAGGCGCCGATGCAAACGGTAATCGTCTGTCAGCTTCTTATATGGGTAAGTTCTTAGATGAAACTTTGGGTGTTAGCTTAGGTTTCTCTCACTTAGATCAACCGAATAGTTTTACCAAAGCTCGTGCATCGGCTGATGATCAGCTTGGGTATGGAACGGATGATCCTGATCCTGAAAACGGCATATATAGGTTGCCTGCAGCCCTTCAATTCCAAGCTGGTTCAGGTAAAGATATCCGAGATAGTTATATGGCAGCCGTTGTTTGGGAGCCGAGCGATAACCTATCCTTAAGTGTGGATTATTTTGCGACTAAATTTGAATCAGAAGATATTCGTCACGGTGTGACAGTAGGGAGTCTTGGTGGAGGTGGTGCAACACTAACTCCTTTAAGTGTTAACTCTGCAGGTGAAATTGAAGACTTTGCTGTAGCGATTACCGACCCACATATTCAAAGAAAGGGTGGGACTTGGATAGAATCTAGAACAGAAGATCAAAGTTCTAACGCTGATTCAACTGCTATTGGCGTTAATCTTGAGTGGGTGATCAGAGAAGGGTCGACACTAAGCCTCGACTTCGCTGATAGTTCGGGCGAGAAAACGCGTAAAGATCGTTTGGCGACCATGCATGCGTACGAGCCATATACCACTGGAGATGCTCGGTGGAGTGAGCTTGCAAGTCAAGGCTTTACTTATGAGTCGAACGGCGATGATATTCCAACTCTAGAGTTGACTGGCGACATTGATTTGACCAGTCTTGATCAAATGAAATTGGGGCGCTATGAGGAGTACCCACACCTTTACACCGATGACGTTCAGTCATTTAAAGTGGATTTTGTGCAAGAGGTTGAACTTGGGTTTGTCAATTCGATTGAGACAGGTGTTCGATTGTCCGAGCGAGTTTTCGATTCTGAGCGCGGAGCATTCTTGTGGGGAAGCCGTGACGGTATTTTTAACATCGGAGATGGTGAAACAGAAAGTTGGTGCGACGATAATCTTTCCGACCCATTTGTAGAGTGTTCCCCAATAGCGTTGGATGGCTTTGCTTCTGTCGGTTCTGTAGAGGGCGCTCCGGACCATTTGGTTGTGAGTATCGACGGGCTGGCTGATGAAATCTTTGGCGCGGGAAACTACGAAGGGAAACAGATATGGGCTCGCGATTGGACATTTGTTGAGTCTGGGGCATTAGTTGAAGATACCAAAGCATTCTACATATTGGCGAACATAGAAACTCAGCTTGGAGATATACCTGTGACAGGTAACTTTGGTGTTCGTCATGTTAAAACTGATGTAAAAGCGCAAGGGTTAGTTTATGTCGGGAATGATGCTGGCGACACAATTGTAGATGATGTTGGTAATTCCAATTCAAATTTCGTTGAAGGTGAGTTCGGCCCAGAATTTTCGGATACGCTTCCCTCCCTTAACTTAAATTTTGAGCTAACGGATAGCGACTATGTACGTTTAGCTGCAGCCAAAGTATTGGGTCGCCCTCCTGTTGGTCAAATGAAAGGTGGTGCCGGTGGTTGGTTTGATACTACCACGGTTGATCAAGACGGAGTGCCCACAGAAGTGCCGCGCTACAACGTCTGGACGAAAGGTACGCCGTACTTGGATCCGTTCCGTGCCACTCAGCTAGATGTTTCTTATGAACACTACTTTGAAGATGACGGTGCTGTAACTGTAGCTGGTTTCTACAAGAAGATAGATACCTTGGTTCAACAGCGTAACTATGCTCCCGGTGAAATAGATTTTATAGACTATGGCATTACCATTCCTGATTCAGCACCAGAAGATACTGTTGAGGGTGCATTCAATACTTTTGAAAATTCTGAAGGTGGTTACATTCGAGGTATTGAATTGGCGGGAACAAAAACGTTTACTAGTTTGCCTGGAGTATTCGGTGGGTTAGGTTTGACCGCGAGCTACTCGTATACAGAGAGTGAAACAGAGGTTGGTGGAGGAGCGCTTTCTGGAGAAACAGTCAGTCTGCCAGGGCTTTCCGAAAATGTATGGAGTGCTACTGCATTCTGGGATATTGATAACTTCAGCACACACTTAAACGTCCGGTCTCGGGATGAGTATGTTGTGAATTTGGCCATACCAGGTAGCTCTACCCCTGTTTTGGCCAAGCCATATACAACGGTGGATATCCAAGCATCATACGCGTTTGATATGGGTTTAGAGGTTGTACTACAAGCTAACAACTTAACTGATGAGCCCAATAAACAAGACTATGGCTCTTCTAGTTTACTAGGCGAGTATAGCTCCTACGGCCGTCAGTTCTACGTGGGTGTAAACTACGCATTCTAA
- a CDS encoding tryptophan halogenase family protein, which translates to MSETKKRVVILGGGTAGWIAANLMAKHWEQEAFEITLVESPNIGIIGVGEGSTPPLKVFLDLIGCKEEEWMPACNATYKVGIRFNDWSIKPGYESYFHPFYSKTDDHTIPAFFHNSFLIRQGVDLDGLPDHFFLGVELAKQKKAPLPAENFPFETSYGYHFDSNLLGQYLAKVAASRGVKYKKATVCEVVLKENGDVSHLLTDEGESIGGDLFVDSSGFKGQIIQQALKVPFISCVQSLFNDSAVVLPTDQVDEPNCQTTSTAMKNGWRWDIPLTNRTGNGYVYSSSFCDADAAETELRTTLNLLDSDVEARHLKFKVGRVQEHWVRNCLAVGLSQGFIEPLEATALDMVQETVVRFIEAYDKGQHTEQSRKDFNSRISHRFDAVRDYITAHFRIVSRTDTEYWRACGSNDKISASLYSILSSWMQGKNITQELEQQQLDAYFPNISWNCLLAGKGIYPDKSQLRKGNELAHKYKTTDINKFIKACALNYPTQADVLKRYTR; encoded by the coding sequence ATGAGCGAAACTAAAAAGCGTGTCGTTATTCTTGGCGGTGGTACCGCAGGTTGGATTGCCGCAAATCTAATGGCGAAACACTGGGAGCAAGAGGCATTCGAAATAACATTAGTCGAATCGCCAAATATTGGAATAATTGGAGTTGGTGAAGGTTCAACTCCTCCGCTTAAGGTGTTTCTCGATTTAATCGGTTGCAAAGAAGAAGAGTGGATGCCCGCTTGTAACGCAACCTATAAAGTTGGCATTCGTTTTAATGATTGGTCTATTAAGCCTGGGTATGAAAGTTACTTTCATCCATTTTATTCAAAGACGGATGATCATACTATTCCAGCTTTCTTTCATAACAGTTTTCTAATTCGTCAGGGCGTTGACTTAGATGGCTTGCCCGATCATTTCTTTTTGGGGGTCGAGCTTGCAAAGCAAAAAAAAGCCCCACTACCAGCGGAAAATTTCCCCTTTGAAACCAGCTATGGTTATCACTTTGATTCAAATTTACTCGGCCAATATTTAGCTAAAGTAGCTGCGTCGAGAGGAGTTAAGTACAAAAAGGCAACAGTATGCGAGGTTGTACTAAAAGAGAATGGTGATGTGAGTCATTTGTTGACTGATGAAGGGGAATCTATAGGTGGAGATTTATTCGTTGATTCAAGTGGCTTTAAAGGGCAAATAATACAGCAAGCGCTTAAAGTTCCGTTTATAAGTTGTGTGCAAAGTTTGTTTAACGATTCTGCGGTGGTTTTGCCAACCGATCAAGTTGATGAACCCAATTGTCAAACTACATCTACAGCCATGAAAAATGGTTGGCGTTGGGATATTCCGTTAACAAATCGTACCGGTAACGGATATGTGTATAGCTCCAGTTTTTGTGACGCAGACGCAGCCGAAACTGAGTTGCGCACTACCTTGAACTTGCTCGATTCAGATGTGGAGGCTCGGCACCTAAAATTTAAAGTTGGTCGAGTACAAGAGCATTGGGTGAGAAACTGCTTGGCAGTCGGGCTATCTCAGGGGTTTATCGAACCGCTAGAGGCTACCGCGCTTGATATGGTGCAAGAAACTGTTGTGCGATTTATAGAAGCCTATGATAAAGGCCAACATACAGAGCAGAGTCGAAAAGATTTTAATAGTCGTATTAGCCATCGTTTTGATGCAGTGCGCGACTATATTACGGCTCATTTTAGGATTGTGTCACGTACAGATACCGAGTATTGGAGAGCTTGTGGTTCGAATGATAAAATATCAGCTTCACTATACTCAATACTAAGCTCTTGGATGCAGGGAAAAAATATCACTCAGGAGTTGGAACAGCAGCAGCTCGATGCATATTTCCCAAATATTTCTTGGAATTGTCTGTTGGCAGGTAAGGGAATTTACCCTGATAAAAGCCAGTTGCGTAAAGGTAATGAACTGGCACATAAGTACAAGACGACGGATATAAATAAATTTATTAAAGCTTGCGCGTTGAATTATCCTACACAAGCAGACGTATTGAAGCGTTACACCAGATAG
- a CDS encoding alpha-amylase family glycosyl hydrolase, which translates to MRTQNATITRLVLFLSLSLAISACNGNGPKQNTISEQTPPADQTPAQPDDTAGADTEGTEDPKETPDTENNSPTVRIHYLNSNQAYDNWGLHLWGDAIASSTATNWTSPFALTRAENDYGLYEVPLADPNGTFNFIMHFGDFKNPAYDFSIIPAQFGTDVWLVQDTPADVTNGVAIPFDNEADARAAYESLMANIGNASAALDLTDIEIKDSDTGLAADWVDTAHFAEIYIRGYQDSDGNGIGDIQGLISRLDYLAESGINGIWLMPAMESSDNDHGYATSDYRAIESDYGTMQDFQQLLDEAHARNIAIVMDYVMNHSSNANPLFQDALSSPTNSKRDWYIIRDDKLEGWNTWGSDPWKSNANGYYYAAFSSQMPDFNLRNPDVIRFHQNNLRFWLNMGVDGFRFDAVGVLVENGKDAWEDQDDNHPVINAMKTTIEAYQKRYIVCESPTGYAAFAQQNSCGRAFNFSAGHGILRSVKQGKLDAEFVEQLNASNIDAMPLILANHDAFAGIRVWDQLNGNKTHYKLAAASYLLASRNPFTYYGEEIGLAGAANLSGDWSIRTPMSWNNDPQNAGFSTAQPFRELSANVMTQNVEAQLGKTDSLLAYYRSIYDLRNAHPVIANGNLNVQGQANDNALVLVRTSDDAQAVILFNYSAQATSKSVSGLTASANYSGALGASNNVSANASGTATVTIPAQTAVVYIRQ; encoded by the coding sequence ATGCGAACGCAAAATGCCACCATTACTCGACTAGTTTTATTCCTTAGCTTAAGCCTCGCCATTAGCGCGTGTAATGGTAACGGCCCCAAGCAAAATACTATTAGCGAACAAACGCCACCTGCAGATCAAACACCCGCGCAACCAGACGATACGGCGGGCGCAGACACAGAAGGAACAGAAGACCCAAAAGAAACACCAGATACTGAAAATAATAGCCCCACCGTTCGTATTCACTACTTAAATAGCAATCAGGCCTACGATAACTGGGGCTTACATCTTTGGGGCGATGCAATTGCAAGCAGTACAGCCACAAATTGGACATCTCCTTTTGCACTAACACGCGCTGAAAACGATTACGGCCTTTACGAAGTGCCCCTTGCCGACCCAAACGGCACGTTTAATTTTATTATGCACTTTGGCGACTTTAAAAACCCCGCCTACGATTTTTCTATTATTCCAGCTCAATTCGGCACCGACGTATGGTTAGTGCAGGATACCCCTGCAGATGTGACAAACGGCGTAGCCATTCCATTCGACAACGAAGCCGACGCGCGCGCAGCCTACGAATCGCTAATGGCCAATATCGGCAACGCGTCAGCCGCGTTAGACTTAACGGATATTGAAATAAAAGATAGCGATACAGGCCTCGCTGCCGACTGGGTAGACACAGCCCACTTTGCCGAAATTTATATTCGCGGCTATCAAGATTCAGACGGCAACGGCATAGGTGATATTCAAGGCTTAATTTCGCGGTTAGATTATTTAGCCGAGTCTGGCATAAACGGCATTTGGTTAATGCCAGCCATGGAAAGCTCGGATAACGATCACGGCTATGCCACATCGGATTACCGCGCCATAGAAAGCGACTACGGCACCATGCAAGATTTTCAACAACTGCTTGATGAAGCCCATGCGCGTAACATTGCCATAGTAATGGATTATGTGATGAACCATTCGAGCAATGCCAACCCCTTGTTCCAAGATGCACTAAGCTCACCCACTAACAGCAAGCGCGATTGGTATATTATTCGCGACGATAAATTAGAAGGCTGGAACACATGGGGCAGCGACCCGTGGAAAAGCAACGCCAACGGCTATTACTATGCAGCGTTCTCTTCGCAAATGCCCGATTTTAATTTGCGCAACCCAGATGTAATTCGCTTTCACCAAAACAACCTGCGCTTTTGGTTAAACATGGGCGTGGATGGTTTTCGCTTCGATGCCGTTGGTGTATTAGTCGAAAATGGTAAAGATGCCTGGGAAGACCAAGACGATAACCACCCCGTTATTAACGCCATGAAAACAACCATAGAAGCCTATCAAAAGCGCTACATAGTGTGCGAGTCCCCCACCGGCTACGCAGCCTTTGCTCAGCAAAACTCCTGTGGCCGCGCATTTAATTTTTCTGCAGGGCACGGTATTTTACGCAGCGTAAAACAGGGCAAGCTAGATGCAGAATTTGTTGAGCAACTTAATGCCAGCAATATAGACGCTATGCCACTTATTTTGGCCAACCACGATGCCTTTGCTGGCATTCGCGTGTGGGATCAACTTAACGGTAACAAAACACACTATAAACTGGCTGCTGCCAGCTATTTATTGGCTTCGCGCAACCCATTTACTTACTATGGCGAGGAGATAGGCTTGGCAGGCGCTGCGAATTTATCCGGCGATTGGAGTATTCGCACCCCAATGAGCTGGAACAACGACCCACAAAATGCAGGTTTTAGCACGGCACAACCCTTTAGGGAGTTGTCTGCCAATGTTATGACCCAAAATGTAGAAGCACAATTAGGTAAAACCGATTCACTATTAGCCTATTACCGCAGCATCTACGATCTTCGCAATGCGCACCCAGTAATAGCGAACGGTAATTTAAATGTGCAGGGGCAAGCTAACGATAACGCACTGGTTTTGGTGCGCACCAGCGACGACGCACAAGCAGTTATTCTATTTAATTACAGTGCACAAGCGACAAGTAAAAGTGTTAGCGGGTTAACCGCCAGTGCAAATTACAGTGGCGCATTAGGAGCAAGTAATAACGTTAGTGCTAATGCAAGCGGTACAGCAACAGTAACCATACCTGCGCAAACTGCCGTGGTTTATATTCGCCAGTAA